The following nucleotide sequence is from Methanococcus voltae.
TTTGGTATTTTGTTTTATTTTCAAATATTATTTTAAATATTTTTAAAAATTTGAAATATGATATCTTTTATCACTCTATCATCATAGCATGTTTTCATATATAAATATTCGTATATTCAAATATATCATTTGGTATTTAAAACATGTATTGATGTTTAATAATAGTATAAAAAATAGTTATCAATTCTTTTTAGAATCTAGTTCCTCATTTTTGATAGTTTTCACTACAATTTTACTTGATAAATCATTATCTGAAGTTTCATCAAATGATACAGTAATTTTTTCAGGATTTTCAACTGATTTCAAGCTGACCATCATACCTTTAATTGTATTTTTTATGATATCCGATACAAAAGGATTTGCAGGTATTATTTTATCATTGGCGGTTATTTTAATAGAATATGACATTACACATCTATCCCATTTTAGATTATCCTCGCCTTTTATCATTTTTTCCACAAATTGCTTACAATCGTATCCACAATGTCCACAATTAAAGTTGTATGTCGGTACTACTGCTTTATCAGCAATCATTTCTATAACTTCCTTGATATCATATTTAAAGTCTTCAATGGTCATTATAACCTGATTATCTAATAAATCTAAACCCCTTTTACCTTCAACCATCAATATTTTTGGAATGTTAAATTCAATAAGTTCTTCTTTAAACCCTTCAATAATTACAAGGTCGTAATCTAATTTTGATAAAATTTCATATAACGACATCTTATCGTAATAAAAACCAGTTTTAGCACCTGTTGACAATACTGACAAGTTAGAGTTTTCTTTCATCCTATATGAGTCCGTATTTGGCGTATCTACTTCAACGTCGTGATGTGTTTTTTTTATGGTGGCGACACTAATTCCACTTACATGCTTCAATATATCGCATATAATACTTGTTTTACCGGTGTCTTTTTTACCTATTACTCCAATTACCCTCATACTTACACTCCTTTCCTTAACTATAATATCATGTCATATATGTGTTGTAGGATACTAGTACTAAAAATTACAATTTGTAATTAATTTAATTTTTATTTTATTTTTTAAAATAATATTCTAATTTGAAATAAGTTTATTAATTACTAAATGTATATTGGTATATTTATATTTTACTTATTGAAATTGAAAATCACATATTTGTCATATTTAATCATGTTAAATACTTTTTTAACTTATTTAACGTTATAATTTCTTTTTTTAGGCAAATAATGACCATTATGCTTATATATTTATTTTAAATTATTTTTTTATTAAGATATGATATGAAATATGAATAATATGATATAATTATTTATTTTATATTAATACATATATTAGGATATATTAATATATAAATTTATCCATTTACTATAATTATATAAATTATTAGAATTAATTAAGGATTATTACTTTAAAATTGGTGCTCTTAATTATACTTTTAGCTTCAAAATTATTCTTACATCTTACATTTGGTGATACTTTGGAAAATAATAATAATACTAATAATAATACTAATAATACTAATAATAATAATAATAATAATAATTTAAAAAAGGATAAAAAGTCTCAAAAAATACAAAATTTGGAAAAAAGAATTCCTCAAATTCCTGAACAATTATATAATATCCTTAGAAAGCAACACTATCAAATTGAAGACCATAGTGCTGTTAAATTATGTGGATGGGTACGAAAAAGCTTTTTAGAAGATAAAGCATGTTATAAATCCAAATTTTATGGAATAAATACTCACAGATGTATTCAAAGTACGCCTTCGGTCATATGGTGCCAACAACAATGTGAATTTTGTTGGAGGGTTTTACCGTCTGATTTAGGGATTAATGAGCCAAATTTTAAGGCACCACAATGGAAAGAACCTGAGGAAGTTGCTGAAGATATTTTAAACATGCACAAGACAATTATAACAGGTTATAAAGGAATTATCGATAGAATAGGTACTGAAAAGTATATGGAAGCAACTGAACCAAAACACGTTGCAATCTCTTTGGCTGGGGAGCCTACAATGTACCCATATATCGATGAATTAATAAATATATTCCATAAAAAGAAAATATCTACATTTGTAGTTTCAAACGGTATTTTAACAGACGTGATAGAAAAAATAAACCCTACACAATTATACATGTCACTAGATGCTCATGATTTACCGAGTTATAAAAAAATATGTAAAGGAACTGAGCAGGATTGGCAGAATATATTAAATACGTTGGATATATTGGAAGAAAAAGGTAGAACATGCCTTAGAACTACGGTTATTAAAAATATAAATGATGATTTATCTAAATTCGCAGAATTATACGATAGAGCTAATGTAAACTTTATCGAAGTTAAATCATACATGAACGTAGGTTATTCAAGGAATAGACTTAATTTAGATGATATGATTAAACACAACGATTTAATTAACATTTGTAAGAGTATTGAAGATAAATCTAATTTTAAAGTTATAGATGATGCTCCAGAAAGTAGGGTGGTATTATTATCCAATACTACAGATAGTAGGGCTATAAATCCAAAAATAGACTTTGAAAATTTATAATACTATAATCTTATATTTATTTTTTTTACAATATTATTTTAATTTATTTTACATTATTTTACATTATTTTATTCTAATTACGAATAGTTTAATGTTTAAAAAAGATTAGAATGATTAAATGATTTAAAATACTAAAAGATTAAAAAATTTTAATATATTATTTTTAAAAGGATTTAAGCACCGTATTTTTTAGCCAATCCCATTAAATCCATTAGTATTGGCATAATATGTAGTCCTTTAATCCAGCATAATCCGCCTTTGTGAGCAGTATATTCGTCAAATTTATCTACTTCATCTACCCTAACGCTTTTACCCCAGATTATAAGTGGTAATGGGTCTGCAGAATGGTCTTTTTCTTCAATTGGTGTAGAATGGTCCCCACTTATAGCGAAATATACTTCATTCTTATCTACTTCTTTAAATACTTGCTCTAACATTACGTCTATTTTTTCAATTACATCTTTTTTAACGTCGTAATGTCCGTCATGTCCTGCTTCATCGGCTCCTTTAACGTTTACAAGTACGAAGTCGTAGTCATTAATTGCTTTAATCAAAGCTTCTGCTTTATTGTCAAAGTTTGAAAATGCGTCACCAGTAGCACCTTCTACTTCAATAACTTCTAAACCTACCATTTTAGCTATTCCTTTTATTAATCCAGTACCTGCAATACAAGCTCCTCTCAACCCGTATTTTTCTTCAAATGGTACGATATGAGGAACTTCTCCAACACCTCTTGGCAATATAATGTTTGCAGGGAATAATCCTTTCTCTTTCCTTTCAACATTTATGGGATGTTTATCTAATCTTTCGTAAACTGTTTTAATTAATTTATTCATTATTTCTGCGGTT
It contains:
- the twy1 gene encoding 4-demethylwyosine synthase TYW1 is translated as MEKRIPQIPEQLYNILRKQHYQIEDHSAVKLCGWVRKSFLEDKACYKSKFYGINTHRCIQSTPSVIWCQQQCEFCWRVLPSDLGINEPNFKAPQWKEPEEVAEDILNMHKTIITGYKGIIDRIGTEKYMEATEPKHVAISLAGEPTMYPYIDELINIFHKKKISTFVVSNGILTDVIEKINPTQLYMSLDAHDLPSYKKICKGTEQDWQNILNTLDILEEKGRTCLRTTVIKNINDDLSKFAELYDRANVNFIEVKSYMNVGYSRNRLNLDDMIKHNDLINICKSIEDKSNFKVIDDAPESRVVLLSNTTDSRAINPKIDFENL
- a CDS encoding 2,3-bisphosphoglycerate-independent phosphoglycerate mutase, which encodes MKAVIFVIDGLGDRPNSEGNTPLKEANTPTLDRLAKEGINGLMNAVDIGVRPGSDTAHLALLGYDPKINYTGRGPFEASGVGLDVKPGDVAFRCNFSTVDENFTVQDRRAGRIDDTSELEKLIDGLEIDGVKVIFKESGGYRAALMLRGEGLSDKISDADPKKIGLKVKEIKPLDESPEAKKTAEIMNKLIKTVYERLDKHPINVERKEKGLFPANIILPRGVGEVPHIVPFEEKYGLRGACIAGTGLIKGIAKMVGLEVIEVEGATGDAFSNFDNKAEALIKAINDYDFVLVNVKGADEAGHDGHYDVKKDVIEKIDVMLEQVFKEVDKNEVYFAISGDHSTPIEEKDHSADPLPLIIWGKSVRVDEVDKFDEYTAHKGGLCWIKGLHIMPILMDLMGLAKKYGA
- a CDS encoding molybdopterin-guanine dinucleotide biosynthesis protein MobB; translated protein: MRVIGVIGKKDTGKTSIICDILKHVSGISVATIKKTHHDVEVDTPNTDSYRMKENSNLSVLSTGAKTGFYYDKMSLYEILSKLDYDLVIIEGFKEELIEFNIPKILMVEGKRGLDLLDNQVIMTIEDFKYDIKEVIEMIADKAVVPTYNFNCGHCGYDCKQFVEKMIKGEDNLKWDRCVMSYSIKITANDKIIPANPFVSDIIKNTIKGMMVSLKSVENPEKITVSFDETSDNDLSSKIVVKTIKNEELDSKKN